A DNA window from Streptosporangiales bacterium contains the following coding sequences:
- a CDS encoding NUDIX domain-containing protein has translation MSNERHSVSVAAAIVRDDNRVLLVQRADNGHWEPPGGVLELDETIEHGLAREIAEETGMSVEVDTLSGVYKNMTRGIVSLVFRCRPTTEDLRVNDEVSDFRWATDDELDDLMDPAYVVRARDAIRYNGTPAIRNHDGVLLVA, from the coding sequence GTGTCAAACGAGCGCCACTCCGTCAGCGTTGCCGCCGCCATCGTCCGCGACGACAACCGCGTTCTCCTCGTCCAACGGGCCGACAACGGCCACTGGGAACCACCAGGCGGCGTCCTCGAACTCGACGAGACCATCGAGCACGGCCTCGCCCGCGAGATCGCCGAGGAGACCGGCATGTCCGTCGAGGTCGACACGCTCTCCGGTGTCTACAAGAACATGACCCGAGGCATCGTCTCCCTCGTCTTCCGCTGCCGCCCGACCACCGAAGACCTCAGGGTCAACGACGAGGTCTCCGACTTCCGCTGGGCTACCGACGACGAGCTGGACGACCTCATGGACCCCGCCTATGTCGTCCGCGCCCGCGACGCGATCCGCTACAACGGCACACCCGCGATCCGCAACCACGACGGCGTACTACTAGTCGCCTAA
- a CDS encoding UTRA domain-containing protein encodes MALGSVDTASDRSVFQQIADQLREEITRGRLGAGERLPSEAALIDHYGVARMTIRQALGVLKSEGLVVAEHGRGVFVRPRPVARRLGSDRFARRHREAGHAAFVADAKAAGQQHSVDNVRIDREKAPTDVAELLGVDGRKKVVVRRRRYLLDGHPVEVAASYIPLDVAGGTKIEEPDTGPGGIYARMEEQGYTFGPFHEDIRARMPTPEEITALQLAPGVPVLDLVRVARDASGRALEVCETVMAADSFVLSYDLPAK; translated from the coding sequence GTGGCTCTTGGCAGCGTGGACACGGCGAGCGACCGCTCCGTGTTCCAGCAGATCGCGGATCAACTTCGCGAGGAGATCACGCGCGGGCGCCTTGGCGCGGGGGAACGGCTGCCCTCTGAGGCTGCGCTAATCGATCACTACGGCGTGGCGCGGATGACGATCCGGCAGGCGTTGGGAGTGCTCAAGAGTGAGGGCCTGGTCGTTGCCGAGCATGGGCGCGGGGTGTTCGTGCGGCCTCGGCCGGTGGCTCGGCGGCTGGGTAGTGACCGGTTCGCGCGGCGGCACCGGGAGGCCGGTCATGCGGCGTTCGTGGCGGACGCGAAGGCCGCGGGGCAGCAGCACTCGGTGGACAACGTGCGCATCGATCGAGAGAAGGCTCCCACTGATGTCGCCGAGCTGCTCGGCGTGGACGGCCGCAAGAAGGTCGTGGTCCGGCGCCGGCGGTACCTGCTCGACGGGCATCCGGTCGAGGTCGCGGCCTCGTACATCCCGCTGGACGTCGCAGGAGGGACGAAGATCGAGGAACCCGACACTGGTCCGGGTGGGATCTACGCCCGGATGGAGGAGCAGGGCTACACCTTCGGCCCGTTCCACGAGGACATCAGGGCGCGGATGCCGACGCCGGAGGAGATCACCGCGCTACAGCTCGCGCCCGGTGTCCCGGTCCTTGATCTCGTCAGAGTCGCCCGCGACGCGAGCGGGCGGGCTCTGGAGGTCTGCGAGACGGTCATGGCTGCCGACTCGTTCGTGCTGAGCTACGACCTGCCCGCTAAGTAG
- a CDS encoding GNAT family N-acetyltransferase, with product MADLRLAALTEGDSRAVPDALGFVDSFASWISDHLPTHLPFVAELGDDVVGMAWLVLTERVPSPERRYRRSGDVQSMYVVPEVRDHGIGAALLEAVLADADRLALEHVTVHSSDQAVPLYQRAGFQHDPRWLGREPG from the coding sequence ATGGCGGACCTTCGCCTGGCGGCGTTGACCGAGGGAGACAGCCGTGCCGTACCAGACGCCCTCGGCTTCGTTGACTCGTTCGCCAGTTGGATCAGCGACCATCTACCGACTCATCTCCCGTTCGTTGCCGAGCTGGGTGATGACGTGGTCGGAATGGCGTGGCTGGTGCTCACTGAACGGGTGCCCAGCCCCGAACGGCGATATCGACGTAGCGGCGACGTCCAATCGATGTATGTAGTGCCCGAGGTGCGCGACCACGGGATCGGTGCGGCGTTGCTAGAAGCAGTGCTGGCGGATGCGGACAGGCTGGCACTAGAGCACGTGACCGTCCATTCCAGTGACCAGGCAGTACCCCTCTATCAACGAGCCGGCTTCCAGCACGACCCACGCTGGCTCGGACGGGAACCGGGGTGA